One window from the genome of Aeromonas sp. FDAARGOS 1405 encodes:
- a CDS encoding heavy metal-binding domain-containing protein produces MILSTTPTLEGKTIREYRGIVVGEAILGANIFKDLFAGIRDIIGGRSGAYEKELARARDIAFDELKERAAALGANAVVGIDIDYEVVGQNGSMLMVSISGTAVLV; encoded by the coding sequence ATGATCCTCTCGACGACCCCCACGCTGGAAGGCAAAACCATTCGTGAATACCGCGGCATCGTGGTTGGCGAAGCCATTCTCGGCGCCAACATTTTCAAGGATCTCTTTGCCGGGATCCGCGACATCATCGGCGGCCGCTCCGGCGCCTATGAAAAAGAGCTGGCCCGTGCCCGCGACATCGCCTTCGATGAGCTGAAAGAGCGTGCCGCCGCCCTTGGCGCCAATGCGGTGGTCGGCATCGATATCGACTACGAGGTGGTGGGGCAAAATGGCAGCATGCTGATGGTCAGCATCAGTGGTACCGCCGTACTGGTGTGA
- the cysG gene encoding siroheme synthase CysG, with the protein MDFLPLFCQLQHKPVLIVGGGEVAVRKARLLLDAKARVTINAPHLEPQLMSWAEQGVLTVCAADFHPELLDGKWLVIAATNQPEVNQQVFNEANRRQIFCNVVDSPAHCSAIMPAIIDRSPLMVAISSAGAAPVLSRQLREKLEAMLPQHLGQLAALAGKLREQVKLIPDKLARRRFWERLFSHERLACQLARGQQQAAEQSVAELLDEQPQSKGSVTLVGAGPGDAGLLTLSGLQQLQQADVVVYDRLVSQEVLALVRRDAERIFVGKEAGRHCVPQQAINQLLLEQAQLGKQVVRLKGGDPFIFGRGGEELETLAEAGIPFSVVPGITAASGCAAYSGIPLTHRDHAQRVQFITGHDKEGNIAQEWSALAAPRQTLVFYMGLAHAARIQDALQTHGMPGHTPVALVEQGTQLSQQVVRGELQQLAELARQVKSPSLIIIGSVVTLADQLDWYGNGRN; encoded by the coding sequence ATGGACTTTCTCCCTCTCTTCTGTCAGCTGCAACACAAGCCGGTGCTTATCGTCGGCGGTGGCGAAGTCGCTGTACGCAAGGCGCGCCTGCTGCTCGATGCCAAAGCCCGGGTGACCATCAATGCCCCCCATCTGGAACCCCAGCTGATGAGCTGGGCCGAGCAGGGAGTGCTGACCGTCTGCGCCGCCGACTTTCACCCCGAGCTGCTCGATGGCAAGTGGCTGGTGATCGCCGCCACCAACCAGCCCGAGGTCAACCAGCAGGTTTTCAACGAAGCGAATCGGCGCCAAATCTTCTGCAACGTGGTGGACTCTCCGGCCCACTGCAGCGCCATCATGCCCGCCATCATCGACCGCTCGCCGCTGATGGTGGCCATCTCCAGCGCAGGCGCGGCGCCGGTTCTAAGCCGCCAGCTGCGGGAAAAACTTGAAGCCATGCTGCCGCAACACCTCGGCCAACTCGCGGCGCTGGCGGGCAAGCTGCGCGAGCAGGTCAAACTCATTCCGGACAAGCTGGCCCGCCGCCGCTTCTGGGAGCGGCTCTTTAGCCATGAGCGACTGGCATGCCAGCTGGCCCGCGGCCAGCAGCAAGCTGCCGAACAGAGCGTCGCCGAGCTACTCGATGAGCAACCGCAGAGCAAGGGAAGCGTAACTCTGGTGGGCGCAGGCCCCGGCGATGCGGGCCTGCTTACCCTGAGCGGTCTGCAGCAGCTGCAGCAGGCGGATGTGGTGGTCTATGACCGGCTGGTGTCGCAGGAGGTGTTGGCGCTTGTTCGCCGGGATGCCGAGCGGATCTTTGTTGGCAAGGAGGCAGGACGCCACTGCGTACCCCAGCAGGCGATCAACCAGCTGTTGCTGGAACAAGCGCAGCTGGGCAAACAGGTGGTGCGGCTCAAGGGGGGCGATCCCTTTATCTTTGGCCGGGGTGGCGAGGAGCTGGAAACCCTGGCCGAGGCGGGCATCCCCTTCTCGGTGGTACCGGGCATCACCGCCGCATCGGGCTGCGCCGCCTACAGCGGCATTCCCCTCACCCACCGCGATCACGCCCAGCGGGTGCAGTTCATCACCGGCCACGACAAGGAGGGCAATATCGCCCAGGAGTGGTCGGCGCTGGCGGCCCCCCGCCAGACCCTGGTGTTCTACATGGGGCTGGCCCATGCCGCCCGCATTCAGGATGCGCTGCAAACCCACGGCATGCCCGGTCACACCCCGGTGGCGCTGGTGGAGCAAGGCACCCAGCTCAGTCAGCAAGTGGTGCGCGGCGAGCTGCAGCAGTTGGCCGAACTGGCCCGTCAGGTGAAGAGCCCGAGTCTCATCATCATCGGCTCGGTGGTCACTCTGGCCGACCAGCTCGACTGGTATGGCAACGGCAGAAATTGA
- the asrC gene encoding sulfite reductase subunit C: MSLDIDIIKARAKNEYRLSKVRGEAMISVRIPGGIMPAHLLAVAQQIAEQYGNGLIHLTTRQKLAMPGIKYQDMDKVNAALEPFIKEIEVETCGIEVEDTTAGYQTIGGRNIVACQGNTICQKGNIDCTGLAQRMEKHLYPNPYHLKMVIAGCPNDCAKANMADFGILGIAKIHFNAERCIGCGACVKACSHHAVDCLAIKHGKAVKEESKCIGCGECVLACPTLAWQRDPKQLYMVKLGGRTSKKTPRTGKLFLNWVTEEVLHAVIKNLFEFEAEMLDGKPIYLHMGHLIDRAGYHKFKERVLRGVTLNPEAMVADRIFWAEDQYVANMHVKAVQ, from the coding sequence ATGAGTCTCGATATCGACATCATCAAGGCCCGCGCCAAGAACGAATACCGCCTCTCCAAGGTGCGCGGCGAAGCGATGATCAGCGTACGCATTCCCGGCGGGATCATGCCCGCCCACCTGCTGGCGGTGGCCCAGCAGATCGCCGAACAGTACGGCAACGGCCTGATCCACCTCACCACCCGCCAGAAGCTGGCGATGCCCGGCATCAAATATCAGGACATGGACAAGGTCAACGCCGCCCTCGAACCCTTTATCAAGGAGATCGAGGTGGAGACCTGCGGCATCGAGGTAGAGGACACAACAGCCGGTTACCAGACCATCGGCGGGCGCAATATCGTCGCCTGTCAGGGCAACACCATCTGCCAGAAGGGCAATATCGACTGCACCGGGCTGGCTCAGCGGATGGAGAAGCACCTCTACCCCAACCCCTATCACCTCAAGATGGTGATCGCCGGCTGCCCCAACGACTGCGCCAAGGCCAACATGGCCGACTTCGGCATCCTCGGCATCGCCAAGATCCACTTCAATGCCGAGCGCTGCATCGGCTGCGGCGCCTGCGTCAAGGCATGCAGCCACCACGCGGTGGATTGCCTCGCCATCAAGCATGGCAAGGCGGTGAAGGAGGAGAGCAAGTGTATCGGCTGTGGCGAGTGTGTGCTGGCCTGCCCGACCCTGGCCTGGCAGCGGGATCCCAAGCAGCTCTACATGGTCAAGCTGGGGGGGCGCACCAGCAAGAAGACCCCCCGTACCGGCAAGCTGTTCCTCAACTGGGTCACCGAAGAGGTGCTGCATGCGGTGATCAAGAACCTGTTCGAGTTCGAGGCCGAGATGCTGGATGGCAAGCCCATCTACCTGCACATGGGTCACCTTATCGACCGGGCCGGTTATCACAAGTTCAAGGAGCGGGTGCTGCGCGGCGTCACCCTCAACCCGGAAGCCATGGTCGCTGACCGCATCTTCTGGGCCGAAGATCAGTACGTCGCCAACATGCATGTCAAAGCGGTGCAATAG
- the asrB gene encoding anaerobic sulfite reductase subunit AsrB yields the protein MCQCQQTATAEPQQDVVENRLLPKAYTILAIERHTELEWNFRVSRDFDVHYGQFVEISLPTVGEAPISASDYGDGYVDLLIRKVGKVTDALFALDVGDKVWMRGVHGNGYPLETYRNQHLIVVAGGTGVAPVKGLLRRFSKHPEEVKSLDMILGFKNEQAVLYRHEMPLWAEQQNLIVTLDEGKESEQFRIGRVTDYIDQLDLADKEDIQVIVVGPPIMIRFVVLAFLERGIPKDRIWVDYERRMACAVGKCGHCRMGDTYICVDGPVFRFDQAQHLID from the coding sequence ATGTGCCAGTGCCAGCAAACCGCAACCGCAGAACCGCAGCAGGACGTGGTCGAAAACCGCCTGCTGCCCAAGGCCTACACCATTCTGGCCATCGAGCGCCACACCGAACTTGAGTGGAACTTTCGAGTATCACGCGACTTTGATGTCCACTACGGCCAGTTTGTGGAGATCTCCCTGCCCACCGTGGGCGAAGCGCCCATCTCGGCCTCCGACTATGGCGATGGCTATGTGGATCTGTTGATCCGCAAGGTCGGCAAGGTAACCGATGCGCTGTTTGCCCTCGATGTGGGCGACAAGGTGTGGATGCGCGGCGTCCACGGCAACGGCTATCCGCTGGAGACCTATCGCAACCAGCACCTCATCGTGGTGGCGGGCGGCACCGGCGTAGCGCCGGTCAAGGGGCTGCTGCGCCGCTTCAGCAAACATCCGGAAGAGGTGAAATCCCTAGACATGATCCTCGGCTTCAAGAACGAGCAGGCGGTGCTCTATCGCCACGAGATGCCGCTCTGGGCCGAGCAGCAGAACCTTATCGTCACCCTGGACGAGGGCAAGGAGAGCGAGCAGTTTCGCATTGGCCGGGTCACCGACTACATCGACCAGCTGGATCTCGCTGACAAGGAGGATATCCAGGTGATCGTGGTCGGCCCCCCCATCATGATCCGCTTCGTGGTGCTCGCCTTCCTCGAGCGGGGTATCCCCAAGGATCGAATCTGGGTCGACTACGAACGCCGCATGGCCTGCGCCGTGGGCAAATGCGGCCACTGCCGGATGGGCGACACCTATATCTGCGTAGATGGACCGGTCTTTCGTTTTGACCAGGCCCAGCATCTGATCGACTGA
- the asrA gene encoding anaerobic sulfite reductase subunit AsrA: MSFLLTHPALAQLFERLLPDYRIMAPAAEYRGGRFSDTDNVTYHSIRHPADLVWQEKSHFSPKEVVLPITQTLFHFDNLELRESKVEAKPTLLFLRSCDIHALRRLDQVYLKNGQNSDVYYARLRSKLKLVLLECRESFENCFCVSMGSNETQDYAAAIRLSDEGARIEVKDPELLGYFAELGESDDFTPEFVQSNPVKVRTPDSVCDDPQRIRQILTAHPVWAEYDSRCIGCGRCTTSCPTCSCYSVHDLTYAENPKQGERRRQWASCMVDGFSDMAGGHGFRAKHGERLRYRALHKVNDYKARQGEEHMCVGCGRCDDRCPHYISFSNIINKMTDVVEQTIAADNAQGAN, encoded by the coding sequence ATGTCGTTTCTTCTCACCCATCCCGCGCTGGCGCAGCTGTTCGAGCGGCTGCTGCCCGATTACCGGATCATGGCGCCCGCGGCCGAATATCGAGGCGGCCGCTTCTCCGACACCGACAACGTCACCTACCACAGCATCCGCCATCCGGCCGATCTGGTGTGGCAGGAGAAGTCCCACTTCTCCCCGAAAGAAGTGGTGCTCCCCATCACCCAGACCCTGTTCCACTTCGACAATCTGGAGCTGCGCGAATCAAAGGTGGAGGCCAAGCCCACCCTGCTGTTCTTGCGCAGCTGCGATATCCACGCTCTGCGCAGGCTGGATCAGGTCTACCTGAAAAATGGCCAGAACAGCGACGTCTACTACGCCAGACTGCGCAGCAAGCTCAAGCTGGTGCTGCTGGAGTGCCGCGAGAGCTTCGAGAACTGCTTCTGCGTCTCCATGGGCAGCAACGAGACCCAGGACTACGCCGCCGCCATTCGTCTGAGCGATGAGGGTGCCCGTATCGAGGTAAAGGATCCCGAGCTGCTCGGCTACTTTGCCGAGCTGGGTGAATCCGATGACTTCACCCCGGAATTTGTCCAGAGCAACCCGGTCAAGGTACGCACCCCGGACAGCGTCTGTGACGACCCCCAGCGGATCCGCCAGATCCTCACCGCCCATCCGGTCTGGGCCGAGTACGACAGCCGCTGCATCGGCTGCGGCCGCTGTACCACCTCCTGCCCGACCTGCAGCTGCTACAGCGTGCACGACCTCACTTATGCCGAGAACCCCAAGCAGGGCGAGCGCCGTCGCCAGTGGGCCAGCTGTATGGTGGATGGCTTTAGCGACATGGCCGGTGGCCACGGTTTTCGCGCCAAACATGGCGAGCGCCTGCGTTATCGCGCCCTGCACAAGGTCAACGACTACAAGGCCCGTCAGGGAGAGGAGCACATGTGCGTCGGCTGCGGCCGCTGCGACGATCGCTGCCCTCACTACATCTCCTTTAGCAACATCATCAACAAGATGACCGATGTGGTCGAACAGACCATCGCAGCCGACAACGCGCAGGGGGCGAACTGA
- a CDS encoding patatin family protein, giving the protein MNKNASPSALVVEGGAMRGIFASGVLDAFIEHDYRPFDFAIGVSAGATNLLAYLASQHGRSHEILTKLACSQQFMDPLRFAKGGNLVDIHWLWNTSCSKYPLDIHAYRETGIPFYAVVTNTLTGKAEYIRVKPENMNEVLPASCAIPLASHEYPEVHGVPMTDGGVADSIPVIEAYRRGARHLTVILSEPLGYRLKPMPFPWMIRTLLKTRPALAQALEQRDRSYNEALDFIANPPEDCQIEVIAPADYFPVSRFTRDINKLEMGYVMGKCAGYQAALLN; this is encoded by the coding sequence ATGAACAAAAACGCATCCCCCAGCGCATTGGTTGTAGAAGGCGGCGCCATGCGCGGCATATTTGCCAGCGGCGTGCTGGATGCGTTTATCGAGCATGACTATCGCCCCTTTGACTTCGCCATCGGCGTCTCGGCGGGGGCCACCAACTTGCTGGCTTATCTCGCCAGCCAGCATGGCCGTAGCCACGAGATCCTGACCAAACTGGCGTGCAGCCAGCAGTTTATGGATCCCCTGCGTTTTGCCAAGGGGGGCAATCTGGTGGATATCCACTGGCTGTGGAACACCAGCTGCAGCAAGTATCCTCTCGACATTCACGCCTACCGGGAGACCGGCATCCCCTTCTATGCGGTGGTGACCAATACCCTGACCGGCAAGGCGGAGTACATCCGGGTCAAGCCGGAGAACATGAACGAGGTGCTGCCCGCCAGCTGCGCCATTCCCCTCGCCTCCCACGAATACCCGGAAGTGCACGGGGTACCGATGACAGATGGCGGGGTAGCCGACTCCATCCCGGTGATCGAGGCCTACCGCCGCGGTGCCCGTCACCTGACGGTGATCCTCTCCGAGCCCCTTGGCTATCGGCTAAAGCCGATGCCCTTCCCCTGGATGATCCGCACCCTGCTCAAGACCCGTCCCGCGCTGGCACAGGCGCTGGAGCAGCGGGATCGCAGCTACAACGAGGCGCTCGATTTTATCGCCAATCCGCCGGAGGACTGCCAGATCGAGGTGATCGCCCCGGCTGACTACTTCCCCGTTTCCCGTTTTACCCGCGATATCAACAAGCTGGAGATGGGATACGTGATGGGCAAGTGCGCAGGCTATCAGGCCGCCCTGCTCAATTGA
- a CDS encoding S66 peptidase family protein, which produces MTLLVPPLLKRGDTIAFFSPSSAATAWAPNRFARAKAFLEGQGFRLKAGSLTGQQDHWRSGSIAARAEELNALIRDPEVRCIMSVIGGSNSNSLLPYLDFDALRRDPKIIVGYSDVTALLLGIHAQTGLVTFYGPALVASFGELPPLVDETLASFLQIALADEAGVPCTLPTPAQWSDERLDWENQTRAKRCQPNRLSSVGSGRVEGRLMGGNLNTMAGIWGSPYMPAIESGDILLLEDSLKSAETLERSFAHLKLCGVFERIGALILGKHELFNDQCSGKRPLDILLEVVGEPNFPILAEFDCAHTHPMLTLPLGIEVALDLDRQQLTLLDPWWDDC; this is translated from the coding sequence ATGACGTTATTGGTTCCCCCGCTGCTTAAACGTGGCGATACCATCGCTTTTTTCTCCCCCTCCAGCGCGGCGACCGCTTGGGCACCCAACCGTTTTGCCCGCGCAAAAGCCTTTCTTGAGGGGCAGGGCTTTAGGCTCAAGGCGGGCAGCCTCACCGGCCAGCAGGATCACTGGCGATCCGGCTCCATTGCCGCGCGGGCCGAGGAGCTCAACGCCCTTATTCGCGACCCAGAAGTGCGCTGCATCATGTCGGTGATTGGCGGCAGCAACTCCAACTCCCTGCTGCCCTACCTCGATTTTGATGCGCTGAGGCGCGATCCCAAGATCATCGTTGGCTACTCCGATGTGACGGCCCTGCTGCTCGGCATCCACGCCCAAACTGGCCTGGTTACCTTTTATGGCCCGGCGCTGGTGGCCTCCTTTGGCGAGTTGCCGCCGCTGGTGGATGAGACGCTGGCCAGTTTTTTACAGATTGCGTTGGCCGATGAAGCTGGCGTCCCCTGCACGCTGCCTACGCCAGCGCAGTGGAGCGATGAACGGCTGGACTGGGAGAATCAGACCCGGGCCAAGCGCTGCCAGCCCAATCGGCTGAGCTCGGTGGGTTCTGGCCGGGTTGAGGGGCGGCTGATGGGTGGCAACCTCAACACCATGGCGGGGATCTGGGGCTCCCCCTATATGCCAGCCATCGAGTCTGGTGACATTCTGCTGCTGGAAGACAGCCTGAAATCTGCCGAGACGCTGGAGCGCTCCTTCGCCCACCTCAAGCTGTGCGGGGTGTTTGAGCGGATCGGCGCGCTTATCCTCGGCAAGCACGAGTTGTTCAACGATCAGTGCAGCGGCAAGCGCCCCCTCGATATCCTGCTGGAGGTGGTGGGGGAGCCGAACTTCCCCATTCTGGCGGAGTTTGACTGCGCCCATACCCACCCCATGCTGACGTTGCCGCTGGGTATCGAGGTGGCGCTCGATCTCGACCGCCAGCAGCTCACCTTGCTGGATCCCTGGTGGGATGACTGTTGA
- a CDS encoding methyl-accepting chemotaxis protein, which yields MHNLSLNWKIFLPLALVISTTFGLCFELSAWLQRDLAIRLAEEKVESMANTYMDQVNVLMMTGGMANRQIVQTKLKSEAGIVEARLVRAPAVSNLFGPGHPDQKVQDPLDERAINQGEAILEQQGNRLTLIKPFKAYKEYRGTQCLTCHQVNEGTVMGAVRISYDLSHTFGEIRHNNLILSGSLAAVFSLGFGLLWWVLQRYVKHPLRQLQLTMIRMAKERDLALPLVNHSRDELGQMTRAVNDMVQGFRHSLQEVEGATHQLYQESNQIRQVATQTENSARQQEGMTTQVAAAVSELAASSHEVREHARKSAELSALTNQDAANTSRLAQHSIIDMGEMSAEIDRVDQVIQQLDSRCLAVDGVLEVIKGIADQTNLLALNAAIEAARAGEQGRGFAVVADEVRALSNRSRAASEEISQMIAALQNEAQSAVVVIGDAKSKAGESISKTEATLAAMQNIIGRIASINDLNAQMAQSAEEQDRVCSEVDHAVSDIRNTSNDTLGQAHAANLASIQLVEQCQKLEALLKTYRW from the coding sequence ATGCATAACCTCTCCTTGAACTGGAAAATATTCCTCCCTCTTGCGCTGGTCATCAGCACCACCTTTGGCCTCTGCTTCGAACTCTCCGCCTGGCTGCAACGGGATCTCGCCATCCGGCTGGCAGAGGAGAAAGTTGAGAGCATGGCCAACACCTATATGGATCAGGTGAACGTGCTGATGATGACAGGTGGCATGGCCAACCGGCAGATAGTGCAGACCAAACTCAAGAGTGAAGCGGGCATCGTTGAGGCCCGTCTGGTGCGCGCACCAGCAGTAAGCAACCTGTTTGGCCCGGGTCATCCGGATCAGAAAGTGCAGGATCCCCTCGATGAGCGAGCCATCAATCAGGGCGAAGCCATTCTGGAGCAGCAGGGCAACCGGCTCACCCTGATCAAACCGTTCAAAGCCTACAAGGAGTATCGCGGCACCCAGTGCCTCACCTGTCACCAGGTCAATGAAGGGACCGTGATGGGGGCAGTACGGATCAGTTATGACCTCAGCCACACCTTCGGCGAGATCCGCCACAACAACCTGATCCTGAGCGGCAGCTTGGCCGCCGTCTTCAGCCTCGGCTTCGGCTTGCTCTGGTGGGTATTGCAACGTTACGTGAAACACCCTCTGCGCCAGCTGCAGCTCACCATGATCCGGATGGCCAAAGAGCGCGACCTCGCCCTCCCCCTGGTCAATCACAGCCGGGATGAACTGGGCCAGATGACCCGCGCCGTCAATGACATGGTGCAGGGCTTCCGCCACAGCCTGCAGGAGGTGGAAGGGGCAACCCACCAGCTCTATCAGGAGTCAAACCAGATCCGTCAGGTGGCGACCCAGACCGAAAACTCGGCCCGCCAGCAAGAGGGGATGACCACCCAGGTTGCCGCCGCTGTAAGCGAGCTTGCGGCAAGCTCCCACGAAGTGCGCGAACATGCCCGCAAGAGCGCCGAGCTCTCCGCCCTCACCAATCAGGATGCCGCCAATACCAGCCGCCTCGCCCAGCACTCCATCATAGATATGGGCGAGATGTCGGCAGAAATTGATCGGGTGGATCAGGTGATCCAGCAACTCGATAGCCGCTGCCTCGCCGTTGACGGTGTGCTTGAGGTGATCAAGGGGATTGCCGATCAGACCAACCTGCTGGCCCTCAACGCCGCCATTGAAGCGGCCAGGGCCGGCGAGCAGGGCCGTGGCTTTGCGGTGGTAGCCGATGAAGTGCGGGCCCTCTCTAACCGTAGCCGCGCCGCCAGCGAGGAGATCTCCCAGATGATCGCCGCCCTGCAAAACGAGGCCCAAAGCGCCGTTGTGGTGATCGGGGATGCAAAAAGCAAAGCCGGTGAGAGCATCAGCAAGACAGAGGCAACCCTGGCGGCCATGCAAAACATCATTGGACGCATTGCCAGCATCAATGACCTCAACGCCCAGATGGCACAATCAGCAGAAGAGCAGGACAGGGTCTGCAGCGAAGTGGATCACGCGGTCAGCGACATTCGCAATACGTCCAATGACACTCTGGGTCAGGCCCATGCCGCCAACCTCGCCAGTATCCAGCTGGTCGAGCAGTGTCAAAAACTGGAGGCCTTGCTGAAAACCTACCGCTGGTAA
- the hutW gene encoding heme anaerobic degradation radical SAM methyltransferase ChuW/HutW produces the protein MNLTPSMTGIATPDPLKFAFSAKTSAHASRGGMRPFPLDEAGWQSWWQRESEAEERALYIHFPFCRKRCSFCNFFENGANPARINRYVNALCASLAQAADTPLAQSMPFSAVYVGGGTPTDMSADELAMLAAVIRRFPLAADAEVTLEGRLNGFDDEKWQVALAGGFNRFSFGVQSFDTRVRQQAARFDDRETLLTRLGELTRDDAAVIVADLIFGLPGQDDAVWQQDIRDVMASGVHGVDLYQLIAMQGTNLERAQEKGTLDWLADGQQRAAMYAYGGAQLEAHGWERLSCSHWRRSPAEQSRYNQMAKRGAEILPFGAGAGGSILGHGLMYGRDLAPWHDALASGKRAPGMVMGRNPNARMDGLLRGALDSGVLALDRLPAPLLTHLMPLFSAWQQHGLAEIGSARLQLTLAGRFWNVNMQAGLFEFLQLNPLDGSAPPSHGTAAVRHSLV, from the coding sequence ATGAATCTGACCCCTTCCATGACCGGTATTGCCACGCCGGATCCCCTCAAGTTTGCTTTTAGCGCCAAGACCTCGGCTCACGCCAGTCGGGGAGGGATGCGCCCCTTCCCGCTGGATGAGGCTGGCTGGCAGAGCTGGTGGCAGCGAGAGAGTGAAGCTGAGGAGCGCGCCCTTTACATCCATTTTCCGTTTTGCCGAAAGCGCTGCAGCTTCTGCAATTTCTTTGAAAATGGTGCCAACCCGGCGCGGATCAACCGTTATGTCAACGCCCTCTGCGCCTCCCTTGCGCAGGCGGCTGACACCCCGCTGGCGCAGAGCATGCCGTTTTCAGCCGTCTATGTGGGGGGCGGTACGCCGACCGATATGAGCGCCGACGAGCTGGCCATGCTGGCCGCCGTGATCCGCCGTTTTCCGCTGGCGGCGGATGCCGAGGTGACGCTGGAGGGACGCCTCAACGGCTTTGATGATGAGAAATGGCAGGTGGCGTTGGCGGGGGGCTTCAACCGCTTCTCGTTCGGGGTGCAGAGCTTTGATACCCGGGTGCGTCAGCAGGCGGCCCGTTTCGATGACAGGGAGACCTTGCTGACCCGTTTGGGTGAGTTGACCCGGGATGATGCGGCTGTGATCGTGGCGGATCTCATCTTTGGTCTGCCCGGTCAGGATGATGCCGTGTGGCAGCAGGATATCCGCGATGTGATGGCGAGCGGTGTACACGGGGTCGATCTCTACCAGCTCATCGCCATGCAGGGCACCAATCTGGAGCGAGCGCAGGAGAAGGGCACCCTGGATTGGCTCGCCGATGGCCAGCAGCGGGCGGCCATGTATGCCTATGGCGGGGCGCAACTGGAAGCCCACGGCTGGGAGCGTCTCTCTTGCAGTCACTGGCGGCGCAGCCCGGCCGAGCAGAGCCGTTATAACCAGATGGCCAAGCGCGGTGCGGAGATCCTCCCCTTTGGCGCCGGTGCGGGGGGCAGCATTCTTGGCCACGGCTTGATGTATGGTCGGGATCTGGCCCCCTGGCATGACGCGCTGGCCAGTGGCAAGCGGGCGCCCGGGATGGTGATGGGACGCAATCCCAATGCAAGGATGGACGGTCTGCTCCGTGGCGCCCTCGACAGCGGTGTGCTGGCGCTGGATCGTCTGCCAGCGCCTTTGCTGACCCATCTGATGCCGCTTTTTTCCGCCTGGCAGCAGCACGGGCTGGCCGAGATCGGGAGCGCACGCTTGCAACTTACCCTCGCCGGACGCTTCTGGAACGTCAATATGCAGGCTGGCTTGTTCGAGTTCTTGCAGCTCAATCCGCTCGATGGTTCTGCGCCGCCCAGCCATGGTACTGCCGCGGTACGCCATTCGCTGGTTTGA